In a single window of the Emys orbicularis isolate rEmyOrb1 chromosome 11, rEmyOrb1.hap1, whole genome shotgun sequence genome:
- the LOC135885319 gene encoding gamma-crystallin B-like, with translation MEKITLFEDRNFQGRSVDCSSDRPDFQSQLSRCNSVRVESGCFMLYERPNFQGQQFFLKRGDYPDMQSEGFSTSIKSCRMIPPHRGTYRIKIYEKEDHRGNMVELTEDSPQVMDQLRSPEMLSCSVLDGHWIFYELPNFRGRQYLLRPGEYRRFSEWGAMSGKVGSLRRATDLY, from the exons ATGGAAAAG ATCACTCTTTTTGAGGACAGAAACTTCCAGGGCCGCTCTGTTGACTGCAGCAGCGACCGGCCGGATTTTCAAAGTCAGCTCAGCCGCTGTAACTCCGTCCGCGTGGAAAGTGGCTGCTTCATGCTCTATGAACGTCCCAACTTCCAGGGACAGCAGTTCTTTCTGAAACGGGGGGATTATCCCGACATGCAGTCTGAGGGTTTCAGCACTTCCATTAAGTCCTGCCGGATGATCCCACCT CACAGGGGCACCTACAGGATAAAGATCTATGAGAAGGAGGATCACAGAGGCAACATGGTAGAGTTAACTGAGGACTCTCCGCAAGTCATGGACCAGCTACGCTCCCCCGAGATGCTCTCTTGCTCTGTGCTGGACGGGCACTGGATCTTTTACGAATTGCCAAATTTCAGAGGCCGCCAGTACCTGCTGAGGCCAGGGGAGTACCGGAGATTCAGCGAGTGGGGCGCTATGAGTGGCAAAGTTGGCTCTTTGAGACGTGCCACTGATCTCTACTGA
- the LOC135885320 gene encoding gamma-crystallin B-like, with protein MEKITLFEDRNFQGRSVECSSDRPDFQSQLSRCNSVRVESGCFMLYERPNFQGQQFFLKRGDYPDMQSEGFSTSIKSCRVIPPHRGTYRIKIYEKEDHRGNMVELTEDSPQVMDQLRSPEMLSCSVLEGYWILYELPNYRGRQYLLRPGQYRRFSEWGSMSGRVGSLRRATDLY; from the exons ATGGAAAAG ATCACTCTTTTCGAGGACAGAAACTTCCAGGGCCGCTCCGTTGAGTGCAGCAGCGACCGGCCGGATTTTCAAAGTCAGCTCAGCCGCTGTAACTCCGTCCGCGTGGAAAGTGGCTGCTTCATGCTCTATGAACGTCCCAACTTCCAGGGACAGCAGTTCTTTCTGAAACGGGGGGATTATCCTGACATGCAGTCTGAGGGTTTCAGCACCTCCATTAAGTCCTGCCGGGTGATCCCACCT CACAGGGGCACCTACAGGATAAAGATCTATGAGAAGGAGGATCACAGAGGCAACATGGTAGAGTTAACCGAGGACTCTCCGCAAGTCATGGACCAGCTACGCTCCCCCGAGATGCTCTCTTGTTCTGTGCTGGAGGGGTACTGGATCCTTTACGAATTGCCGAATTACAGAGGCCGCCAATACctgctgaggccagggcagtaccGGAGATTCAGCGAGTGGGGCTCTATGAGTGGCAGAGTTGGCTCTTTGAGACGTGCCACTGATCTTTACTGA
- the LOC135885321 gene encoding gamma-crystallin B-like — protein MEKITLFEDRNFQGRSVDCSSDRPDFQSQLSRCNSVRVESGCFMLYERPNFQGQQFFLKRGDYPDMQSEGFSTSIKSCRMIPPHRGTYRIKIYEKEDHRGNMVELTEDSPQVMDQLRSPEMLSCSVLEGYWILYELPNYRGRQYLLRPGQYRRFSEWGSMSGKVGSLRRATDLY, from the exons ATGGAAAAG ATCACTCTTTTCGAGGACAGAAACTTCCAGGGCCGCTCTGTTGACTGCAGCAGCGACCGGCCGGATTTTCAAAGTCAGCTCAGCCGCTGTAACTCCGTCCGCGTGGAAAGTGGCTGCTTCATGCTCTATGAACGTCCCAACTTCCAGGGACAGCAGTTCTTTCTGAAACGGGGGGATTATCCCGACATGCAGTCTGAGGGTTTCAGCACCTCCATTAAGTCCTGCCGGATGATCCCACCT CACAGGGGCACCTACAGGATAAAGATCTATGAGAAGGAGGATCACAGAGGCAACATGGTAGAGTTAACCGAGGACTCTCCGCAAGTCATGGACCAGCTACGCTCCCCCGAGATGCTCTCTTGTTCTGTGCTGGAGGGGTACTGGATCCTTTACGAATTGCCGAATTACAGAGGCCGCCAATACctgctgaggccagggcagtaccGGAGATTCAGCGAGTGGGGCTCTATGAGTGGCAAAGTCGGCTCTTTGAGACGTGCCACTGATCTCTACTGA
- the LOC135885322 gene encoding gamma-crystallin B-like: MEKIILFEDRNFQGRSVECSSDRPDFQSQLSRCNSIRVESGCFMLYERPNFQGQQFFLKRGDYPDMQSEGFSTSIKSCRMIPPHRGTYRIKIYEKEDHRGNMVELTEDSPQVMDQLRSPEMLSCSVLEGYWILYELPNYRGRQYLLRPGQYRRFSEWGSMSGKVGSLRRATDLY; the protein is encoded by the exons ATGGAAAAG ATCATCCTTTTCGAGGACAGAAACTTCCAGGGCCGCTCCGTTGAGTGCAGCAGTGACCGGCCGGATTTTCAAAGTCAGCTCAGCCGCTGTAACTCCATCCGCGTGGAAAGTGGCTGCTTCATGCTCTATGAACGTCCCAACTTCCAGGGACAGCAGTTCTTTCTGAAACGGGGGGATTATCCTGACATGCAGTCTGAGGGTTTCAGCACCTCCATTAAGTCCTGCCGGATGATCCCACCT CACAGGGGCACCTACAGGATAAAGATCTATGAGAAGGAGGATCACAGAGGCAACATGGTAGAGTTAACCGAGGACTCTCCACAAGTCATGGACCAGCTACGCTCCCCCGAGATGCTCTCTTGTTCTGTGCTGGAGGGGTACTGGATCCTTTACGAATTGCCGAATTACAGAGGCCGCCAATACctgctgaggccagggcagtacaGGAGATTCAGCGAGTGGGGCTCTATGAGTGGCAAAGTCGGCTCTTTGAGACGTGCCACTGATCTCTACTGA